A section of the Streptomyces sp. NBC_00178 genome encodes:
- a CDS encoding carbohydrate ABC transporter permease: MSLQPLSAEAEKATDEDGPPSGPVPRTGARAGASRLRRAVRENLVAHLFLAAGVLCFALFSWYPIVRGVLLGFQQVTFAEPARWVGLDNFRRLFDDPLFPTAWQNTGYFTLLALVFGFAAPFATAVVLNELRRGRAYLRMTVYLPVMLPPVVTMLLWRQFYDPGPGLFNNVLETFRLPAQQWLESENLAMVSLVLVSTWANMGTTTLIYLAALGGIPGELYEAAELDGASIRQRLWHVTIPQMRFILMITLLLQVIGTMQVFVEPFVLTGGGPDDATVTVLLLLYRYAFVYNDFGLASAMSTLLFVVLGLFSVVYLRLTRSKG; this comes from the coding sequence ATGTCCCTCCAGCCGCTCTCCGCCGAAGCGGAGAAGGCCACCGACGAGGACGGCCCCCCGTCCGGGCCCGTGCCCCGGACGGGGGCCCGGGCCGGGGCCTCCCGCCTCCGCAGGGCCGTCCGCGAGAACCTGGTCGCCCACCTCTTCCTCGCCGCCGGAGTGCTCTGCTTCGCACTGTTCTCCTGGTACCCGATCGTGCGCGGGGTCCTGCTCGGCTTCCAGCAGGTCACCTTCGCCGAACCGGCCCGGTGGGTGGGCCTGGACAACTTCCGGCGGCTGTTCGACGACCCGCTGTTCCCGACCGCCTGGCAGAACACCGGCTACTTCACGCTGCTCGCCCTGGTCTTCGGCTTCGCGGCACCGTTCGCCACCGCCGTCGTCCTGAACGAGCTGCGGCGCGGGCGCGCGTACCTGCGCATGACCGTCTACCTGCCGGTCATGCTGCCGCCCGTCGTCACCATGCTGCTCTGGCGCCAGTTCTACGACCCCGGTCCCGGCCTGTTCAACAACGTGCTGGAGACCTTCCGGCTGCCGGCCCAGCAGTGGCTGGAGTCGGAGAACCTCGCCATGGTCTCGCTGGTCCTCGTCTCGACCTGGGCCAACATGGGCACCACCACGCTGATCTACCTGGCGGCGCTCGGCGGCATCCCCGGCGAGCTGTACGAGGCCGCCGAGCTGGACGGCGCGTCGATCCGGCAGCGGCTGTGGCACGTCACGATCCCGCAGATGCGGTTCATCCTGATGATCACCCTGCTGCTCCAGGTCATCGGCACCATGCAGGTCTTCGTCGAGCCCTTCGTCCTGACCGGCGGCGGACCCGACGACGCCACGGTCACCGTGCTCCTGCTCCTCTACCGCTACGCCTTCGTCTACAACGACTTCGGCCTGGCCAGCGCCATGAGCACGCTGCTCTTCGTCGTGCTCGGCCTCTTCTCCGTCGTCTATCTGCGCCTGACCCGGAGCAAGGGCTGA
- a CDS encoding carbohydrate ABC transporter permease, which yields MAAETPVRTLIAPAEMNRRTGRFLHRFVLTATLTGFTVAFVLPLYWMASGAVKSSSELADPNPTLFPESWHPESYTEAWTNVGLGHFFLNTLVLALGAWLTQLLVDVSAAYALSKLRPVLGNVVLGMMLATLMLPVSALLVPTYLAVVDVPLLHVNLINTPFAIWLPAAANAFNIFILKRFFDQIPAELLDSARIDGAGTLRVLVSVVLPLSRPVLAVVSIFAVVGVWKDFLWPMLVLPDEAKQPITVALNRLSEFMPANQLLAGMVMASIPLLVLFLIFQRHIIAGLTAGSLKG from the coding sequence ATGGCCGCCGAAACCCCCGTACGCACACTGATCGCGCCCGCCGAGATGAACCGGCGCACCGGCCGGTTCCTCCACCGCTTCGTGCTCACCGCCACCCTGACCGGCTTCACCGTCGCCTTCGTCCTCCCGCTCTACTGGATGGCGTCGGGTGCGGTGAAGTCCTCCTCCGAACTGGCCGACCCGAACCCCACCCTGTTCCCGGAGAGCTGGCACCCCGAGAGCTACACCGAGGCGTGGACGAACGTCGGGCTCGGCCACTTCTTCCTCAACACGCTCGTGCTCGCCCTGGGGGCGTGGCTGACACAACTGCTGGTGGACGTGTCCGCCGCGTACGCCCTCTCGAAGCTCCGTCCGGTGCTCGGGAACGTGGTCCTGGGCATGATGCTGGCCACGCTGATGCTGCCGGTGTCGGCGCTGCTCGTGCCGACGTACCTGGCCGTGGTCGACGTGCCGCTCCTCCACGTCAACCTGATCAACACACCGTTCGCGATCTGGCTGCCCGCCGCGGCCAACGCCTTCAACATCTTCATCCTCAAGCGGTTCTTCGACCAGATACCCGCCGAACTCCTCGACTCCGCACGGATCGACGGAGCGGGCACGCTCAGGGTCCTGGTCTCCGTGGTCCTGCCGCTTTCCCGCCCGGTGCTCGCCGTGGTGTCGATCTTCGCGGTCGTCGGAGTCTGGAAGGACTTCCTCTGGCCCATGCTCGTCCTCCCCGACGAGGCGAAGCAGCCGATCACCGTCGCGCTCAACCGGCTCTCGGAGTTCATGCCGGCCAACCAGCTGCTGGCCGGGATGGTCATGGCGAGCATCCCCCTGCTCGTCCTCTTCCTGATCTTCCAGCGCCACATCATCGCGGGTCTCACCGCGGGCAGCCTCAAGGGCTGA
- a CDS encoding carbohydrate-binding protein, protein MSPAPRKRSRAAVRLTFPVLASLLGTLLYGAGSAQAATVTVEAESSQLSGGAAVSTEHGGYTGSGFVGGFTDAHKGSASVSFGVTAQAAGTGSIALRYANGTGATMTLSLYVNGARVRQVSLPPTANWDTWATQRETVTYAKGANTVAWTFTGSDSGNVNIDHSTADTSAGTGTPTPAGALEAESAQLSGGAVAAADHTGFTGTGFAGGLTDAHKGSASVAFAVDSTEAGSGSASLRYANGTGATMTLSLYVNGAKVRQVSLPPTANWDTWATQEEAVTYAKGANTVAWTFTAADSGNVNIDSLTPATPTTPTDPGGPTTLTHQAEDAFASGGPARTTAVTGYEGSGYLSGFTATGARAVFAVNAPGAAAYPLTVRYRTPDATASTVTLLANGTTVRRLTLPGTAGAWKSAATDVPLRAALNHVTLRTASGDNGTLQLDGIAVTGSTPNSTRGATMPYTAYEAESGSTNAGTTGPDRTYLTVPSEASGRKAVVLDATGEYVQFTLTKPANALTLRYSVPDNAAGTGIDTTLSVYADGTQLRDLPLTSKYSWVYGGYPYTNNPSQGSGHHFFDETRTLLTGTLPAGTVLKFQKDTGDTAASYTLDLVETEAAPTALTMPSTGFVSATTLGVTPNDSGDDTGALNSALNTATAQGKGLWLPAGTYDISGHVDLAGADLRGAGQWHTVLRGRNGKGGLFGRGGTSNVQDLMIAGDVSYRDDANFDAAVEGDFGNGSTLTNLWIQHTKVGLWIDAPTDGLYAAGLRIRDTFADGVNLHKGTRATEVSRSSVRNTGDDGLAMFSEGQAVTGSAFRFNTVQLPMLANTVGVYGGNGNRVEDNILADTVTGSSGIAISSRFAPVPFSGTTSVQRNTLTRTGGYEPNWQSRLGALWIYADSSDITAPVLVKDNEILDSTYSGLLVSWQKNVSALTVDGLTIDKAGSYGIEINSAGAGTFSRVTVSGAAAGGLSSAGGFTITRGAGNTGW, encoded by the coding sequence GTGTCTCCTGCACCAAGAAAGCGCTCCCGGGCCGCAGTCCGGCTCACGTTCCCCGTCCTCGCGTCCCTGCTCGGCACCCTGCTGTACGGGGCGGGGTCCGCCCAGGCGGCCACCGTCACCGTGGAGGCCGAGTCGTCCCAGCTGTCCGGGGGCGCCGCCGTCTCCACCGAACACGGCGGCTACACCGGATCCGGTTTCGTCGGCGGCTTCACCGACGCCCACAAGGGCTCCGCCTCGGTGTCCTTCGGCGTCACGGCCCAGGCCGCCGGCACCGGCTCGATAGCCCTGCGGTACGCGAACGGCACCGGCGCGACGATGACGCTGAGCCTGTACGTCAACGGGGCCAGGGTCCGCCAGGTCAGCCTGCCGCCGACGGCGAACTGGGACACCTGGGCCACCCAGCGCGAGACGGTCACCTACGCCAAGGGCGCCAACACGGTCGCCTGGACGTTCACCGGCTCCGACAGCGGCAACGTCAACATCGACCACAGCACCGCCGACACGTCCGCGGGCACGGGCACCCCGACCCCGGCCGGCGCGCTGGAGGCGGAGTCCGCGCAGCTCTCGGGCGGCGCCGTCGCCGCCGCCGACCACACCGGGTTCACGGGCACGGGCTTCGCCGGCGGCCTCACCGACGCCCACAAGGGCTCCGCCTCCGTCGCCTTCGCGGTCGACTCCACCGAAGCCGGGTCCGGTTCGGCATCGCTGCGGTACGCGAACGGCACCGGCGCGACGATGACGCTGAGCCTGTACGTCAACGGGGCCAAGGTCCGCCAGGTCAGCCTGCCGCCCACCGCGAACTGGGACACCTGGGCCACCCAGGAGGAGGCGGTGACGTACGCGAAGGGGGCCAACACCGTCGCCTGGACGTTCACCGCGGCCGACAGCGGCAACGTCAACATCGACAGCCTCACCCCGGCCACCCCCACCACCCCGACCGACCCCGGCGGTCCCACCACCCTGACCCACCAGGCCGAGGACGCCTTCGCCTCCGGCGGACCGGCCAGGACCACCGCCGTCACGGGCTACGAGGGGAGCGGTTATCTGTCCGGCTTCACCGCCACCGGAGCCCGCGCCGTCTTCGCCGTGAACGCCCCCGGCGCCGCGGCCTACCCGCTGACCGTGCGCTACCGCACTCCCGACGCCACCGCGTCCACCGTCACCCTGCTCGCCAACGGCACCACCGTCCGGCGGCTCACCCTCCCCGGCACCGCGGGCGCCTGGAAGAGCGCCGCCACCGACGTGCCGCTGCGCGCCGCGCTCAACCACGTCACCCTGCGCACCGCATCCGGGGACAACGGCACCCTCCAGCTCGACGGCATCGCGGTCACCGGCTCCACGCCCAACAGCACCCGCGGCGCGACCATGCCCTACACCGCCTACGAGGCCGAGAGCGGCAGCACCAACGCCGGCACGACAGGGCCCGACCGCACCTACCTGACCGTCCCGTCCGAGGCGTCCGGCCGCAAGGCCGTCGTCCTGGACGCCACCGGCGAATACGTGCAGTTCACGCTGACCAAGCCGGCCAACGCCCTGACCCTGCGCTACTCCGTCCCGGACAACGCGGCGGGCACCGGCATCGACACCACCCTGAGCGTCTACGCCGACGGCACCCAGCTCCGGGACCTGCCCCTCACCTCCAAGTACAGCTGGGTCTACGGCGGCTACCCCTACACCAACAACCCCTCCCAGGGCTCCGGCCACCACTTCTTCGACGAGACCCGCACCCTGCTCACCGGGACGCTCCCGGCGGGCACCGTGCTGAAGTTCCAGAAGGACACGGGCGACACCGCCGCCTCCTACACCCTGGACCTCGTCGAGACCGAGGCCGCGCCCACCGCGCTCACCATGCCGTCCACCGGCTTCGTCTCCGCGACCACGCTCGGCGTCACCCCGAACGACTCGGGCGACGACACCGGCGCCCTGAACTCCGCGCTGAACACGGCCACCGCCCAGGGCAAGGGCCTCTGGCTGCCCGCCGGGACGTACGACATCTCCGGGCACGTCGACCTCGCCGGCGCCGACCTGCGCGGTGCCGGCCAGTGGCACACCGTCCTGCGCGGCAGGAACGGCAAGGGCGGGCTCTTCGGGCGCGGCGGCACCAGCAACGTCCAGGACCTGATGATCGCCGGTGACGTCTCCTACCGCGACGACGCGAACTTCGACGCTGCGGTGGAGGGCGACTTCGGCAACGGGTCGACCCTGACGAACCTCTGGATCCAGCACACCAAGGTCGGCCTCTGGATCGACGCCCCGACCGACGGCCTGTACGCCGCCGGGCTCCGCATCCGCGACACCTTCGCGGACGGCGTCAACCTGCACAAGGGCACCAGGGCGACCGAGGTCTCCCGCAGCAGCGTCCGCAACACCGGCGACGACGGACTCGCGATGTTCTCCGAGGGCCAGGCCGTCACCGGCAGCGCGTTCCGCTTCAACACCGTGCAGCTCCCGATGCTCGCCAACACGGTGGGCGTCTACGGCGGCAACGGCAACCGGGTCGAGGACAACATCCTCGCCGACACGGTCACCGGTTCCTCCGGCATCGCCATCAGCAGCCGCTTCGCCCCGGTGCCCTTCAGCGGGACGACCTCCGTGCAGCGCAACACCCTGACACGCACGGGCGGTTACGAGCCGAACTGGCAGAGCAGGCTCGGCGCCCTCTGGATCTACGCCGACTCCTCCGACATCACCGCACCCGTCCTGGTCAAGGACAACGAGATCCTCGACAGCACCTACAGCGGACTGCTCGTCTCCTGGCAGAAGAACGTCAGCGCGCTCACCGTCGACGGACTCACGATCGACAAGGCCGGTTCGTACGGCATCGAGATCAACTCCGCGGGGGCCGGAACCTTCTCCCGCGTGACCGTGAGCGGCGCGGCCGCCGGCGGTCTCTCCAGTGCGGGTGGTTTCACGATCACCCGGGGCGCCGGCAACACCGGCTGGTAG
- a CDS encoding LacI family DNA-binding transcriptional regulator, translated as MAKRRLSQVAEYAGVSEATVSRVLNGSPDVAGATREAVLSALDVCGIERPRRYRADRAALIGLVVPDLQNPIFSAFAEALCGLLNKRGLIPVLCTRTADGVSEAHYIEMLLQQNIGGIVFIGASYADAGPEHGRALRERRIPMVLINAADENLGVAQVRVDDALAADQALTHLAALGHERIGMVLGPVGHVPSARKLAGFAAFCARRGVAADDWRRLVVHALFTMEGGATALPRLLAEGVTGIVCASDALALGVVRGARRQGVSVPQDLSVVGFDDSPFMVATDPPLTTARQPIQAMASAVAASLMAQIEGHAGANELMMFDTELIVRGSTAARPA; from the coding sequence GTGGCGAAACGACGACTCTCTCAAGTGGCCGAGTACGCGGGTGTCAGCGAGGCGACGGTCAGTCGCGTCCTGAACGGCAGCCCCGACGTGGCGGGCGCGACCCGCGAGGCGGTGCTCAGCGCGCTCGACGTCTGCGGCATCGAAAGGCCCCGCCGGTACCGGGCGGACCGGGCCGCCCTCATCGGTCTGGTGGTGCCCGATCTGCAGAATCCGATCTTCTCGGCCTTCGCGGAGGCGCTGTGCGGGCTGCTGAACAAGCGCGGGCTCATACCCGTGCTGTGCACCCGGACCGCCGACGGCGTCTCCGAGGCGCACTACATCGAGATGCTGCTCCAGCAGAACATCGGAGGCATCGTCTTCATCGGGGCCAGTTACGCCGACGCGGGTCCGGAACACGGCCGTGCGCTGCGCGAACGCCGGATCCCGATGGTGCTGATCAACGCCGCCGACGAGAACCTCGGGGTCGCCCAGGTCCGGGTGGACGACGCGCTGGCCGCCGACCAGGCGCTGACCCATCTCGCGGCACTCGGGCACGAGCGGATCGGCATGGTCCTCGGCCCGGTGGGGCACGTCCCGTCGGCCCGCAAGCTCGCCGGCTTCGCCGCCTTCTGCGCCCGCCGGGGTGTCGCCGCGGACGACTGGCGGCGCCTGGTGGTGCACGCGCTCTTCACCATGGAGGGGGGCGCCACCGCGCTGCCGCGCCTGCTGGCCGAAGGGGTCACCGGCATCGTTTGCGCCAGCGACGCACTGGCCCTCGGGGTGGTGCGCGGGGCCCGTCGGCAGGGGGTGTCCGTACCGCAGGACCTCTCCGTGGTGGGGTTCGACGACTCGCCCTTCATGGTGGCCACGGACCCGCCGCTGACCACCGCCCGCCAGCCGATCCAGGCCATGGCCTCGGCGGTCGCGGCCTCCCTGATGGCACAGATCGAGGGCCATGCGGGTGCAAACGAACTCATGATGTTCGACACCGAGCTGATCGTCCGGGGCTCCACCGCGGCCCGGCCGGCCTGA
- a CDS encoding extracellular solute-binding protein, whose amino-acid sequence MPGTSRRQVLGSATAAALALALTACGGSGSSPSGVDKDGVVTISVNGMPAKTQAVDRKNFMEDVAAFEKSHPKIRIDAREGQMDPKTFAAKLAGGQLEDVYYVYFTDPAGLIQRRQAADISEYVGDVPYFEDIDPALMKVFKDAEGRTYGLPTGNYSLGLLYNRALFTKAGLDPAKPPVTWEEVRAAAKKISALGDGTVGYADYSKNNQGGWHLTSWIYSMGGEVATKQGGRWKAAFDSEAGRKALNALHDMRWTDRSMGTRQLLEIADVQKMMGSGKLGMYMAGPDNIPTIVKQFEREYAEYGLAALPGTATLGGGDGFMFNPKASPEKIEAGLQWVQWKYLRSPEREAVDSKRSKETGVPIGLPQPRLFAGEAQAKIDGIHEQYANTPVENYQPFIERNAQVETKVEPPNAQQLYTVLDGVMQAVLTKEDADIDALLAEAAKKADTILASVK is encoded by the coding sequence ATGCCAGGCACCAGCAGACGTCAGGTTCTCGGCTCGGCGACGGCCGCCGCTCTCGCCCTCGCCCTCACGGCGTGCGGCGGCTCCGGCTCCTCGCCCTCCGGCGTGGACAAGGACGGGGTGGTCACGATCAGCGTGAACGGCATGCCGGCCAAGACGCAGGCGGTCGACCGCAAGAACTTCATGGAGGACGTCGCGGCCTTCGAGAAGAGCCATCCGAAGATCAGGATCGACGCCCGTGAGGGCCAGATGGACCCGAAGACCTTCGCGGCCAAACTCGCGGGGGGCCAGCTGGAGGACGTGTACTACGTCTACTTCACCGACCCGGCCGGACTGATCCAGCGGCGCCAGGCGGCCGACATCAGCGAGTACGTCGGTGACGTGCCGTACTTTGAAGACATCGACCCGGCGCTGATGAAGGTCTTCAAGGACGCCGAGGGCAGGACGTACGGCCTGCCCACCGGCAACTACTCGCTCGGCCTCCTCTACAACCGGGCGCTGTTCACCAAGGCCGGACTCGACCCCGCGAAGCCGCCGGTCACCTGGGAGGAGGTCCGCGCCGCCGCGAAGAAGATCAGTGCGCTCGGTGACGGCACCGTCGGCTACGCCGACTACAGCAAGAACAACCAGGGCGGCTGGCACCTCACCTCGTGGATCTACTCCATGGGCGGGGAGGTGGCCACGAAGCAGGGAGGCCGCTGGAAGGCCGCCTTCGACAGCGAGGCGGGCCGCAAAGCCCTCAACGCCCTGCACGACATGCGCTGGACCGACAGGAGCATGGGCACCCGCCAGCTCCTGGAGATAGCCGACGTCCAGAAGATGATGGGCTCCGGCAAGCTCGGGATGTACATGGCCGGACCCGACAACATCCCCACCATCGTCAAGCAGTTCGAGCGGGAGTACGCGGAGTACGGCCTCGCCGCGCTGCCCGGCACCGCCACCCTCGGCGGCGGCGACGGCTTCATGTTCAACCCGAAGGCGTCCCCGGAGAAGATCGAGGCCGGGCTCCAGTGGGTCCAGTGGAAGTACCTGCGGAGCCCGGAGCGCGAGGCTGTCGACAGCAAGCGGTCCAAGGAGACGGGCGTGCCGATCGGGCTGCCGCAGCCCCGGCTGTTCGCCGGTGAGGCGCAGGCGAAGATCGACGGGATCCACGAGCAGTACGCCAACACGCCGGTCGAGAACTACCAGCCGTTCATCGAGCGCAACGCCCAGGTGGAGACCAAGGTCGAGCCGCCCAACGCCCAGCAGCTCTACACGGTCCTCGACGGTGTCATGCAGGCGGTGCTGACCAAGGAGGACGCGGACATCGACGCGCTGCTGGCCGAGGCGGCCAAGAAGGCCGACACCATCCTCGCCTCGGTGAAGTGA
- a CDS encoding lytic polysaccharide monooxygenase auxiliary activity family 9 protein: protein MRKRASAAVIGLAIAGVSMFATGSASSHGYTDTPISRQKLCANGTVTNCGNIQWEPQSVEGPKGFPAAGPADGKICSGGNGQFAQLDDPRGGGWPATRVTSGQGYSFRWQFTARHSTSDFRYYITKNGWDPTKPLTRAALESQPFMTVPYNNQQPPATLTHQGSMPTQKTGKHIILAVWNVADTTNAFYACSDVQF from the coding sequence ATGCGGAAAAGGGCAAGCGCGGCCGTCATCGGCCTGGCGATAGCCGGCGTCTCCATGTTCGCGACCGGCAGCGCGAGCAGCCACGGATACACGGACACCCCCATCAGCCGGCAGAAGCTCTGCGCCAACGGCACCGTCACCAACTGCGGCAACATCCAGTGGGAGCCGCAGAGCGTCGAGGGCCCCAAGGGCTTCCCGGCGGCAGGGCCGGCGGACGGCAAGATCTGTTCCGGCGGGAACGGGCAGTTCGCCCAGCTCGACGACCCGCGCGGTGGCGGCTGGCCCGCCACCAGGGTCACGTCCGGGCAGGGCTACAGCTTCCGGTGGCAGTTCACGGCACGCCACTCCACGAGTGACTTCCGGTACTACATCACCAAGAACGGCTGGGACCCCACCAAGCCGCTCACCAGGGCCGCCCTGGAATCGCAGCCCTTCATGACGGTGCCGTACAACAACCAGCAGCCGCCGGCGACGCTGACGCACCAGGGCTCCATGCCGACCCAGAAGACCGGGAAGCACATCATCCTGGCCGTGTGGAACGTCGCGGACACCACCAACGCGTTCTACGCGTGCTCCGACGTGCAGTTCTGA
- a CDS encoding glycoside hydrolase family 13 protein, whose protein sequence is MTTHWWRHAAIYQIYVRSFADGDGDGTGDLAGVRSRLAYLRELGVDALWFTPWYTSPMADGGYDVADYRDIDPRFGTLADAERLITEAHGHGLRVLIDLVPNHCSDQHAWFRAALAAGPGSPERERFWFAPGRGADGGLPPNDWTSYFGGSAWTRVTEADGSAGPWYLHMFAPEQPDLNWEHPEVRAEFEDVLRFWLDRGVDGFRIDVAHGLAKKPGLPDVGADPDVTDLPYQDCDAVHGIYRSWRKILDTYDGERTFVGEVWLPTPEQSARYLRPDELHSAFNFEFLCCAWDADALRRVVEETLAGLAPVGAPATWVLSNHDTIRHVTRYGREDTSFDMGDKRLLDPSDPVLGRRRARAAALLTLSLPGGVYVYQGDELGLPEVQDLPDELLQDPTYVRSGGADRGRDGCRVPLPWSGFGTSLGFSPDGAAPSWLPQPVSWSGLTAQAQQDDPESVLNLYRTALALRRARLVPLPETLTWVDAGPGTVCFDRQDGFRCLLNASSAAVGLPDGARVLLASGPLPGGTVPPDTTVWLSL, encoded by the coding sequence GTGACCACCCACTGGTGGCGGCACGCCGCGATCTACCAGATCTACGTACGCAGTTTCGCGGACGGCGACGGAGACGGCACGGGCGACCTCGCCGGTGTCCGCAGCCGCCTGGCGTACCTGCGCGAGCTCGGTGTGGACGCCCTGTGGTTCACCCCCTGGTACACCTCGCCGATGGCCGACGGCGGCTACGACGTCGCGGACTACCGCGACATCGACCCGCGCTTCGGCACCCTCGCCGACGCCGAGCGGCTCATCACCGAGGCCCACGGCCACGGGCTGCGCGTCCTCATCGACCTGGTGCCCAACCACTGCTCCGACCAGCACGCCTGGTTCCGGGCCGCGCTCGCCGCCGGCCCCGGATCGCCGGAGCGCGAGCGCTTCTGGTTCGCCCCCGGCCGCGGCGCCGACGGCGGACTCCCGCCCAACGACTGGACGTCCTACTTCGGCGGCAGCGCGTGGACCCGGGTGACCGAGGCGGACGGCAGCGCCGGACCCTGGTACCTCCACATGTTCGCCCCCGAACAGCCGGACCTGAACTGGGAGCACCCCGAGGTGCGCGCCGAGTTCGAGGACGTCCTGCGCTTCTGGCTGGACCGGGGCGTGGACGGCTTCCGTATCGACGTCGCGCACGGCCTGGCCAAGAAGCCCGGCCTGCCCGACGTCGGAGCCGACCCGGACGTCACGGACCTGCCCTACCAGGACTGCGACGCGGTGCACGGCATCTACCGTTCCTGGCGCAAGATCCTCGACACCTACGACGGCGAGCGCACCTTCGTCGGAGAGGTCTGGCTGCCGACGCCTGAGCAGTCGGCGCGCTACCTGCGCCCCGACGAGCTGCACTCGGCGTTCAACTTCGAGTTCCTGTGCTGCGCGTGGGACGCGGACGCGCTGCGCCGGGTCGTCGAGGAGACCCTGGCCGGGCTCGCACCGGTGGGGGCGCCGGCCACGTGGGTCCTGTCCAACCACGACACGATCCGGCACGTCACGCGCTACGGCCGCGAGGACACCTCGTTCGACATGGGCGACAAGCGGCTGCTCGACCCGAGCGACCCGGTGCTCGGCCGCCGCAGGGCCAGGGCGGCCGCGCTGCTGACCCTCTCCCTGCCGGGCGGGGTGTACGTCTACCAGGGGGACGAACTCGGCCTCCCCGAGGTCCAGGATCTGCCCGACGAACTGCTCCAGGACCCCACCTACGTGCGCTCGGGCGGCGCGGACCGGGGCCGCGACGGCTGCCGGGTGCCCTTGCCGTGGAGCGGTTTTGGCACGTCGCTCGGATTCTCGCCCGACGGGGCCGCGCCCTCCTGGCTGCCGCAACCGGTGTCCTGGTCCGGGCTGACCGCCCAGGCGCAGCAGGACGATCCGGAGTCCGTCCTGAACCTCTACCGCACCGCGCTGGCGCTGCGCCGCGCACGCCTGGTCCCCCTGCCCGAGACGCTGACCTGGGTGGACGCCGGGCCGGGGACGGTGTGCTTCGACCGGCAGGACGGCTTCCGCTGCCTGCTCAACGCGTCCTCCGCGGCGGTCGGGCTGCCGGACGGCGCGCGGGTCCTGCTCGCCAGCGGCCCGCTCCCGGGCGGCACGGTCCCGCCGGACACCACGGTGTGGCTCTCCCTCTGA